The following proteins come from a genomic window of Syngnathus acus chromosome 15, fSynAcu1.2, whole genome shotgun sequence:
- the zswim8 gene encoding zinc finger SWIM domain-containing protein 8 isoform X1, with the protein MELMFAEWEEGERFSFEDSDRFEEDSLCSFISEAESLCQNWRGWKKQSAGATSPTARATDGQVIPLVELSAKQVAFHIPFEVVEKVYPPVPEQLQLRIAYWSFPENEDDIRLYSCLANGSPDEFQRGEQLHRIRAVKDPLQIGFHLSASVVPSQSGQSRGTYNVAVMFDRCRITSCSCTCGAGAKWCAHVVALCLFRIHNASAVCLRAPVSESLSRLQRDQLQKFAQYLISELPQQILPTAQRLLDELLSSQSTAINTLCGAPDPTAGPSVSDQSTWYLDESTLSDNIKKTLHKFCGPSPVVFSDVNSMYLSSTEPPAAAEWACLLRPLRGREPEGIWNLLSIVREMFKRRDSNAAPLLEILTEHCLTYEQIISWWYSVRTSASHSSASGHTGRTNGQSDVAAHACASMCDEIVVLWKLAVLDPTISPCRRLELASQLKHRHLKVIEIVKRGQHRKSLDKLFQGFKPAVESCYFNWQMAYPLEGITSCHAEKKTANLSWPRGMQQQRAARASAAASAIREASELRGADCHSRGSARSSFQEEVVVRPKEMVLTKKKTIAVNGGGTMLVRLGGGALSLSLEDGEGKCFYKGTGSASGGKLKLMKGFGKGGILGGCQNINAKQRTSSEDSSLEPDLAELSLDDGCSLTLGAEASNTFEYIPPASMGFPSNAPLPQESSCKNGKILDCKHSSSHATVAFKETDVAVFDVSEQFEYRTQQEDSEETRDVKPVHGDQPLANSCDGSSAEPLGGLEEKMRAGTEAENREAAVCGIAPKEAEASNGGGLVVCEDDYQLYYLSPASEEGAYRQLVDSHEDGPDIFAGIKPLEQEERMEVLFACAESLHAHGYNNEACRLAVDLAKELLANPPDLKVEQPQTKGKKNKVSTGRQTQVATNTFSKAAFLITVLSDRPELHNLVFNTGMFSLELQRPPASTKALEVKLAYQESDIVALLKKLPMGLPEMSLIRERAVQLRDGNYCGYRPVPPLMLASFIFDVLSAPVVSPTGCSSSSRKVSSEKPGDEELGFDAAVSALGMKTTVSEAEHPLLCEGTRRVKGDLALALMITYKDDQTKLKKILDKLLDREGQTHKPQTLSSFYSNKPAASSQRSPSKHGPSTSCGSTSFNSTSAAAAAAAAALARQEPADEQKSVQNSTAGRSAPNLVPGGNQSDYQSESSTFKLDNTVSSRVALGERCGYSQRCWGSPARQKKKHTGTTGSMASIDSSAPETTSDSSPTLSRRPLRGGWTATSWGRGQDSDSISSSSSDSLGSSSSSGSNRAGCGARAKSTDTSRYKGRRPECHAPHVPNQPSEAAAHFYFELAKTVLIKAGGNSSTSIFTQPSVSGVHQGPHRNLHLCAFEIGLYALGLHNFVSPNWLSRTYSSHVSWITGQAMEIGSAALNILMECWDGHLTPPEVASLADRASRARDLNMVRAAAELALSCLPHAHALNPNEIQRALVQCKEQDNAMLEKACVAVEEAAKGGGVYPEVLFEVAHQWYWLYEHSIIGGGLSQQRETLGRCGAKGCVSRRTPETSCGVGTTNAESAGVAVTAAAAIVPVISVGSNIYQSHGMSGQVMVHAHTHGLHPYATIQTHLPTVCPPLCSPQYLGHPLQHTPRPAVFPLSGGTYPQGIHPAFFGAQYPFSVATAPSPSMAASAVSFPAIPVPPMTQIAYPYHSESSLPMNSTVAVGNLHTGSTFQAIQGSSLSSQPSLLASTSYPAEDEHLQPISQQGMHYLHSAYRVGMLALEMLGRRAHNDHPNNFSRSPPYTDDVKWLLALASRLGVNYVYQFCVGAAKGVLSPFVLQEIIMEALQRLNPAHFHTHLRTPAFHQLVQRCQHSYLQYIHHRLIHLTPADYDDFVNIIRSARAAFCLTPVGVMQLNDVLQNLKRGKQTKELWQRISMEMATFSP; encoded by the exons ATGGAACTGATGTTTGCCGAGTGGGAAGAGGGGGAGAGGTTCTCATTTGAAGACTCTGACCGATTTGAGGAGGACTCTTTGTGCTCTTTCATTTCTGAGGCTGAGAGCCTCTGCCAGAACTGGAGGGGATGGAAGAAGCAATCTGCTGGAGCCACATCTCCGACTGCGAGGGCTACAG atGGTCAGGTAATTCCATTGGTGGAGTTGTCTGCCAAACAAGTAGCCTTTCACATCCCATTTGAGGTGGTAGAGAAGGTTTACCCCCCTGTGCCAGAACAACTTCAGCTTCGAATTGCGTACTGGAGCTTCCCTGAAAATGAGGACGACATCAG GTTGTATTCGTGCCTGGCAAACGGAAGTCCTGATGAATTTCAGCGTGGTGAGCAGTTGCACCGGATCAGAGCCGTGAAAGACCCTCTGCAAATTG GTTTCCATCTCAGTGCAAGTGTGGTGCCCAGTCAGTCGGGACAGTCTAGAGGCACCTACAACGTGGCAGTAATGTTTGATCGCTGTCGCATCACTTCCTGCAGTTGTACGTGTGGTGCTGGGGCAAAATGGTGTGCCCATGTGGTGGCTCTCTGTCTGTTCAGGATTCACAat GCTTCAGCTGTCTGTCTGAGGGCCCCGGTGTCAGAGTCTTTGTCCAGGCTTCAGAGGGATCAGCTGCAGAAATTTGCCCAGTATCTTATTAGTGAGCTACCTCAACAG ATTCTACCCACAGCCCAACGACTGCTTGATGAACTCTTATCCTCTCAGTCTACTGCAATCAACACCTTGTGTGGAGCTCCAG ACCCCACAGCTGGACCATCGGTTTCTGATCAGAGTACCTGGTATTTGGATGAATCCACTCTGAGTGACAACATCAAAAAGACACTGCATAAATTCTGCGGACCTTCACCTGTTGTCTTCAG TGACGTCAATTCCATGTATCTGTCTTCCACTGAGCCACCGGCTGCTGCCGAATGGGCCTGTCTGCTAAGACCTTTAAGAGGCCGAGAGCCAGAAGGCATTTGGAACCTTCTATCTATCGTCAGAGAAATGTTCAAGAGACGAGACAGCAACGCTGCACCGCTCCTCGAGATACTCACTGAGCATTGCCTGACTTACGAACAG ATCATCAGTTGGTGGTACAGTGTTCGGACATCTGCATCACACAGCAGTGCCAGTGGACACACTGGACGAACCAACGGTCAATCGGATGTAGCGGCTCATGCCTGTGCCAGCATGTGTGATGAAATCGTGGTTCTGTGGAAACTAGCAGTGCTAGACCCCACTATCAGCCCCTGCAG GCGTCTGGAACTGGCAAGTCAACTGAAGCACCGGCACCTTAAAGTTATCGAGATAGTGAAGCGTGGGCAACATCGCAAGTCCCTGGACAAGCTCTTCCAGGGCTTTAAACCTGCTGTGGAGTCATGTTATTTTAACTGGCAAATGGCCTACCCTCTGGAAGGTATCACGTCCTGTCACGCTGAAAAGAAGACAGCCAACTTGTCCTGGCCTCGCGGAATGCAGCAACAGAGAGCAGCGAGAGCCTCTGCGGCGGCATCAGCTATCAGGGAAGCTTCGGAACTAAGAGGAGCAGATTGTCATTCGAGAGGAAGCGCTCGGTCGTCGTTTCAAGAAGAGGTTGTAGTGAGGCCAAAGGAGATGGTgctaaccaaaaaaaagaccattgCAGTCAATGGAGGGGGAACTATGTTGGTTCGTCTGGGAGGAGGGGCTCTCTCACTGTCTCTAGAAGATGGAGAAGGAAAGTGCTTTTACAAAGGAACAGGTAGTGCCTCCGGGGGGAAGTTGAAACTGATGAAGGGCTTTGGGAAGGGGGGCATTTTAGGGGGATGTCAAAATATCAATGCTAAACAGAGAACCAGCAGCGAGGATAGCTCTCTGGAGCCAGACCTTGCCGAACTCAGCCTTGATGATGGCTGCAGTCTGACTTTGGGGGCCGAGGCAAGCAACACGTTTGAATATATTCCTCCAGCATCGATGGGGTTTCCCTCCAACGCTCCGCTGCCCCAAGAGTCGTCGTGCAAGAATGGCAAGATTTTGGATTGTAAACATAGCAGCAGTCATGCCACCGTAGCGTTCAAAGAGACAGACGTGGCTGTATTTGATGTTTCCGAGCAATTCGAGTACCGGACGCAACAGGAGGACTCGGAAGAGACCAGAGATGTCAAGCCAGTTCACGGTGACCAGCCGCTAGCCAATTCGTGCGATGGATCTTCCGCCGAGCCTCTTGGTGGGCTTGAGGAGAAAATGCGTGCTGGAACAGAAGCAGAGAATAGAGAAGCCGCTGTGTGTGGAATTGCTCCAAAAGAAGCGGAAGCGTCAAATGGTGGTGGACTAGTTGTGTGTGAAGATGACTACCAGCTTTACTACCTGAGCCCTGCTTCAGAAGAGGGAGCATACAGACAGCTGGTTGACAGCCACGAAGACGGGCCAGACATCTTTGCAGGGATCAAGCCATTAGAGCAGGAGGAACGAATGGAG GTGCTGTTTGCCTGTGCCGAGTCTCTACATGCTCACGGATATAATAACGAAGCGTGTCGACTGGCCGTGGATTTAGCAAAGGAGCTCCTGGCCAACCCTCCGGACCTAAAAGTGGAGCAGCCACAGACTAAG GGTAAGAAGAATAAAGTCTCGACAGGCCGTCAGACTCAGGTAGCCACCAACACCTTTTCAAAAGCAGCCTTCCTCATCACTGTACTCAGTGATCGACCGGAGCTCCATAACCTGGTCTTCAACACCGGGATGTTCTCCTTGGAACTCCAGAGACCGCCAGCTTCGACAAAAGCTTTAGAG GTGAAGCTGGCTTACCAAGAGTCAGATATTGTGGCTTTGTTGAAGAAACTTCCTATGGGTCTTCCGGAAATGTCGCTCATCAGAGAGAGGGCTGTGCAACTCCGAGATGGAAACTACTGTGGTTACAGACCAGTCCCTCCTCTCATGTTGGCCAGCTTTATTTTTGATGTCCTCTCTGCCCCGG TTGTCTCTCCAACTGGCTGCAGCTCCTCCAGTCGCAAGGTAAGCAGTGAAAAGCCGGGCGATGAAGAGCTTGGCTTTGATGCAGCTGTTTCAGCACTAG GCATGAAGACCACAGTAAGTGAAGCAGAACATCCTCTGCTTTGTGAAGGAACAAGAAGGGTTAAGGGAGATCTGGCTCTGGCCCTCATGATCACATATAAAGATGACCAGACCAAGCTCAAGAAG ATCCTTGATAAATTATTAGACAGAGAGGGTCAGACACACAAACCTCAGACCCTGAGTTCCTTCTACTCCAACAAGCCCGCAGCATCCAGCCAACGCAGCCCATCCAAACACGGCCCTTCGACTTCGTGTGGAAGCACATCTTTCAACTCCacgtctgctgctgctgctgctgccgccgccgcattGGCTCGCCAAGAGCCGGCGGATGAGCAGAAATCGGTGCAGAACAGCACTGCAGGACGCAGCGCTCCTAATCTTG TCCCGGGAGGCAATCAAAGTGACTATCAAAGCGAGTCAAGCACATTCAAGCTTGACAACACCGTGTCGAGCAGAGTGGCACTTGGGGAACGCTGTGGATACAGCCAACGTTGCTGGGGATCTCCTGCCCgacagaagaagaaacacacTGGTACCACAGGCA GTATGGCAAGTATTGACAGCAGCGCTCCGGAGACGACCTCAGACAGTTCTCCCACTCTGAGCCGACGGCCATTACGAGGCGGATGGACGGCGACGTCGTGGGGTCGGGGCCAAGATAGCGACAGCATCAGTAGCTCGTCTTCAGATTCTTTGGGATCCTCCTCCTCTAGCGGATCAAATCGTGCAGGGTGCGGTGCCAGGGCCAAGAGCACGGACACCAGCAG ATACAAAGGACGTCGTCCGGAATGCCACGCGCCTCATGTCCCCAACCAGCCGTCAGAGGCCGCGGCTCACTTTTACTTTGAGTTAGCAAAGACTGTGCTCATCAAAGCTGGAGGAAACTCATCTACTTCCATTTTCACCCAGCCGTCTGTTAGCGGAGTGCATCAGGGACCTCACAGAAACCTTCATCTGTGCGCCTTTGAGATTGGCCTATATGCCCTCGGCCTCCACAACTTTGTCTCTCCCAACTGGCTGTCCAGAACCTACTCATCACATGTGTCCTGGATTACTG GACAAGCTATGGAGATTGGTAGTGCTGCCCTCAACATTTTGATGGAGTGTTGGGATGGTCACCTCACACCGCCAGAAGTGGCGTCATTGGCCGATCGGGCCTCACGGGCGAGGGACCTCAATATGGTCCGTGCAGCTGCCGAACTGGCTCTCAGCTGCCTGCCTCATGCACACGCTCTGAACCCGAATGAGATCCAGAGAGCCTTGGTGCAGTGCAAAGAACAG GACAACGCGATGCTAGAAAAAGCCTGTGTAGCTGTCGAAGAAGCAGCTAAAGGTGGAGGTGTTTATCCTGAGGTATTGTTTGAGGTGGCGCATCAGTGGTACTGGCTGTATGAGCATTCGATCATAGGAGGAGGCTTAAGTCAACAAAGAGAGACTTTGGGGCGATGTGGGGCCAAGGGATGTGTAAGCAGAAGGACCCCAGAGACCAGCTGCGGGGTGGGAACGACCAATGCGGAGTCGGCCGGAGTAGCAGTTACGGCGGCGGCAGCTATTGTACCAGTTATCTCTGTGGGTTCCAACATATATCAGTCCCACGGCATGTCAGGGCAGGTTATGGTCCATGCTCATACACATGGCCTTCACCCCTACGCCACCATACAGACCCATCTGCCCACAGTTTGTCCCCCCCTTTGTTCCCCCCAATACTTGGGTCATCCTCTTCAGCACACACCAAGACCGGCTGTCTTTCCTCTGTCTGGAGGTACATACCCACAG GGTATCCACCCAGCCTTTTTTGGTGCCCAGTACCCTTTTTCTGTGGCTACTGCTCCCTCGCCTTCCATGGCAGCAAGTGCTGTGAGCTTCCCTGCAATCCCCGTGCCGCCCATGACTCAGATTGCCTATCCCTATCATTCAGAGAGCAGTCTGCCAATGAACTCGACTGTAGCAG ttGGCAATCTCCATACCGGCTCCACCTTTCAGGCTATCCAGGGTTCCTCGCTTTCCTCCCAGCCGAGTCTACTGGCGAGCACTTCCTACCCTGCAGAGGATGAACACCTTCAGCCAATCAGTCAGCAGGGCATGCACTATCTCCATTCTGCCTATAGAGTTG GTATGCTAGCGTTGGAGATGCTGGGAAGGAGAGCTCATAATGATCACCCAAACAACTTTTCCCGAAGCCCACCCTACACAGATGACGTCAAATGGCTTTTGGCACTTGCTTCAAGACTCG GAGTCAACTATGTGTACCAATTCTGCGTGGGAGCGGCTAAAGGTGTCCTGAGTCCATTTGTTCTACAGGAGATCATAATGGAGGCACTTCAGAGGCTGAATCCTGCTCACTTTCACACCCACCTCAGAACTCCTGCCTTCCACCAGCTTGTGCAGCGCTGCCAACATTCCTACCTGCAG tatATCCATCACAGGCTCATTCACTTGACACCCGCCGACTACGATGACTTTGTCAACATCATCCGCAGCGCCAGAGCCGCTTTCTGTCTCACACCCGTGGGTGTCATGCAGTTAAACGATGTGCTTCAGAACCTGAAGAGAGGCAAACAGACTAAGGAGCTATGGCAGCGCATTTCCATGGAGATGGCAACGTTTTCACCTTGA